The following are from one region of the Streptomyces decoyicus genome:
- a CDS encoding DUF485 domain-containing protein, with protein sequence MDKQDGHSAGEPGGVRLDDPWYEALTSGWGELDGGAEATGEWGRKQPSPSAPLPVPEQRPAPHDEIYLAVQRSAAFQEVRRRYRRFVLPGTAVFLAWYLAYVIAATAAPGLMAHRVAGALNVAMLAGLGQFATTFLLTWAYARHARLRRDSAALDIRWETQELTGGNVR encoded by the coding sequence GTGGACAAGCAGGACGGCCACTCGGCCGGCGAGCCAGGGGGCGTACGGCTCGATGACCCCTGGTATGAAGCACTCACCTCCGGGTGGGGCGAACTGGACGGCGGGGCGGAGGCGACGGGCGAGTGGGGCCGCAAGCAGCCATCCCCCTCGGCACCACTACCGGTACCGGAGCAGCGGCCCGCGCCACACGACGAGATCTATCTGGCGGTGCAACGAAGCGCGGCCTTCCAGGAGGTGCGCCGCCGCTACCGGCGGTTCGTCCTGCCCGGCACGGCGGTCTTCCTGGCCTGGTACCTCGCCTATGTGATTGCGGCGACGGCCGCGCCCGGCCTCATGGCCCACCGTGTCGCCGGCGCACTGAACGTCGCGATGCTCGCCGGCCTCGGCCAGTTCGCCACGACATTCCTGCTCACTTGGGCGTACGCCCGTCACGCCCGGCTGCGCAGGGACAGCGCGGCGCTCGACATCCGCTGGGAGACCCAGGAACTCACCGGGGGGAACGTCCGGTGA
- a CDS encoding response regulator transcription factor produces MTTHTATRVVVADDQTVVREGIVMLLGLLPGIEVVGSAADGEDAVRLVAQLDPDVVLMDLRMPRCDGVEATRRIRAEHPGTQVVVLTTYADDDSLFPALQAGARGYLTKDADGDEIVRAIDDVLSGEAGLSPEIQRRLVERFTEPVRALPQPPDEPPDGLTAREVEVLRLVAEGQSNPEIARTLHVSPATVKTHINNLFAKAGLRDRAQAIHYAYRHGLAQPPGRPIT; encoded by the coding sequence GTGACGACACACACAGCGACACGGGTCGTGGTCGCCGATGACCAGACGGTGGTGCGCGAGGGAATCGTGATGCTGCTGGGGCTATTGCCGGGTATCGAGGTCGTGGGGTCGGCAGCGGACGGTGAGGACGCGGTCCGCCTTGTCGCCCAACTCGACCCCGACGTTGTTCTGATGGACCTGCGGATGCCGCGCTGCGACGGCGTCGAGGCCACCCGGCGTATCCGTGCCGAGCACCCCGGTACCCAGGTGGTGGTGCTCACCACCTACGCGGACGACGACTCGCTCTTTCCTGCCCTGCAGGCCGGCGCGCGTGGCTACCTGACCAAGGACGCGGACGGCGATGAGATCGTCCGCGCCATCGACGATGTGCTCTCGGGCGAGGCCGGTCTGTCCCCCGAGATCCAGCGCCGGCTGGTGGAGCGCTTCACGGAGCCCGTACGGGCCCTGCCGCAACCGCCGGACGAGCCCCCGGACGGCCTGACCGCCCGCGAGGTGGAGGTGCTGCGGCTGGTCGCCGAGGGCCAGTCCAATCCGGAAATCGCCCGCACGCTGCACGTTTCCCCGGCGACCGTGAAGACCCACATCAACAACCTCTTCGCCAAAGCGGGGTTGCGGGACAGGGCCCAGGCCATCCACTACGCGTACCGCCACGGCCTTGCGCAGCCTCCCGGACGGCCCATCACCTGA
- a CDS encoding DUF7342 family protein, whose translation MIDVLVVDDDVHVAKINAAYVSKVEGFRVSCLAHSAAEALAALETHPVDLILLDHYLPDKTGLQLVGDLRRRGLLTDVIMVTAARDIATVQAAMRHGALQYLVKPFTFAGLRSKLVGYAALHRTFAGGGQAEQSEVDRIFGALGAANAGPAELPKGHSTATADRVRSVLRSADAPLSAQDVAVQAGLSRQTAQRYLKLLERAGRVRLTLKYGETGRPEHRYEWV comes from the coding sequence ATGATCGACGTACTGGTGGTGGACGACGATGTGCACGTCGCGAAGATCAACGCAGCGTATGTCTCCAAGGTCGAGGGCTTCCGTGTCAGCTGCCTCGCGCACTCCGCCGCCGAGGCTCTTGCTGCCCTTGAGACCCATCCCGTCGATCTGATCCTTCTGGACCATTACCTCCCCGACAAAACGGGGCTCCAACTGGTCGGCGACCTGCGGCGGCGCGGTCTGCTCACCGACGTGATCATGGTGACGGCGGCCCGTGACATCGCCACCGTGCAGGCCGCGATGCGACACGGCGCGCTGCAGTACCTGGTCAAACCGTTCACCTTTGCGGGCCTGCGCTCCAAGTTGGTGGGTTACGCAGCGCTGCACCGTACGTTTGCGGGCGGCGGGCAGGCGGAGCAGTCCGAAGTGGACCGGATCTTCGGTGCGTTGGGAGCCGCCAACGCGGGACCCGCCGAGTTGCCGAAGGGTCACTCCACCGCCACTGCTGACCGAGTGCGCTCGGTGCTGCGCTCCGCGGACGCGCCGCTGTCGGCGCAGGACGTGGCCGTCCAGGCAGGCCTGAGCCGACAGACCGCCCAGCGCTACCTGAAACTGTTGGAACGCGCCGGGCGGGTGCGCCTCACGCTCAAATACGGCGAGACCGGTCGCCCAGAGCACCGCTACGAGTGGGTCTAG
- a CDS encoding solute symporter family protein, whose translation MTDDHQTLALVLFSVFIAVTLAITTWVSRRRHGSAEEFYAGGRLFSPMENGFAIAGDYMSAASFLGISGLIALFGYDGLLYSVGFLVAWLVVLFLVAELVRNCGRFTLADVVAARMRERPVRIAAGTASVTVSVLYLVAQMVGAGSLVALLLGGAGQQARTWMVIGVGALMVVYVAFGGMRATTWIQIVKAVLLMGGAIALTVLVLVRFHGDFNALLNTASERSGHGGDFLAPGLKYGDDWTSRLDFISLGIALVLGTAGLPHILSRFYTVPTARSARRSVVWSIGLIGGFYLMTIVLGFGAAAVLGSDAVRKSNTAGNTAVPLLALDLGGGAGSTGGTVLFAVVAAVAFATILAVVAGITLASSASVAHDLYASLRRPRGTPQDAQRAEVAVARVAAVAVGAVAIGLALLAQDLNVAFLVGLAFAVAASANLPVLLYTLFWRRFTTRGAVWSVYGGLIPAITLVVLSPVVSGSPESLFPGMDFVLFPLDNPGVVSIPLGFLMGWLGTVLSPQAADEARHAETEVRALTGAGAA comes from the coding sequence GTGACCGACGACCACCAGACCCTTGCGCTGGTCCTGTTCAGCGTGTTCATCGCCGTCACCCTGGCGATCACCACATGGGTGAGCCGCCGCAGGCACGGCTCCGCCGAGGAGTTCTACGCGGGCGGAAGGCTCTTCTCTCCCATGGAGAACGGTTTCGCCATCGCGGGTGACTACATGTCCGCCGCGTCCTTCCTGGGCATCTCCGGGCTGATTGCCCTCTTCGGCTACGACGGCCTGCTGTACTCGGTCGGCTTCCTCGTCGCCTGGCTCGTCGTCCTCTTCCTCGTCGCCGAACTGGTCCGCAACTGCGGCAGGTTCACCCTCGCCGATGTCGTCGCCGCCCGGATGAGGGAGCGACCCGTCCGTATCGCGGCAGGCACGGCCTCTGTCACCGTGTCCGTGCTCTACCTGGTGGCGCAGATGGTCGGTGCCGGCAGCCTGGTCGCCCTGCTCCTGGGGGGCGCGGGCCAGCAGGCCCGTACCTGGATGGTGATCGGAGTCGGTGCCCTGATGGTGGTCTACGTCGCCTTCGGCGGGATGCGGGCCACGACCTGGATCCAGATCGTCAAGGCCGTGCTCCTCATGGGAGGTGCCATCGCCCTGACCGTCCTGGTACTGGTCCGTTTTCACGGCGACTTCAACGCGCTGCTGAACACCGCCTCCGAACGCAGCGGCCACGGCGGCGACTTCCTCGCCCCTGGCCTCAAATACGGCGACGACTGGACCTCACGGCTCGACTTCATCAGCCTCGGTATCGCGCTCGTTCTGGGGACGGCCGGGCTGCCGCACATCCTCTCCCGCTTCTACACCGTCCCCACGGCGCGGTCCGCCCGTCGCTCGGTCGTCTGGTCCATCGGCCTGATCGGTGGCTTCTACCTGATGACCATCGTGCTCGGTTTCGGCGCCGCGGCAGTGCTCGGCAGCGATGCCGTCCGCAAGTCCAATACGGCCGGCAACACCGCAGTCCCGCTGCTGGCCCTCGACCTGGGAGGCGGTGCCGGTTCGACCGGCGGCACGGTGCTCTTCGCCGTGGTGGCCGCCGTCGCGTTCGCCACCATCCTGGCGGTGGTCGCCGGCATCACGCTCGCCTCGTCGGCCTCCGTTGCCCACGACCTGTATGCCTCGCTGCGGCGCCCGCGCGGCACGCCGCAGGACGCCCAGCGTGCCGAGGTGGCCGTGGCGCGCGTCGCGGCGGTGGCCGTCGGCGCGGTGGCCATCGGCCTCGCCCTGCTCGCCCAGGATTTGAACGTCGCCTTCTTGGTGGGCCTGGCCTTCGCCGTTGCCGCATCGGCCAACCTTCCGGTCCTGCTGTACACGCTGTTCTGGCGCCGCTTCACGACCCGGGGCGCGGTCTGGTCCGTATACGGCGGCCTGATTCCGGCGATCACCCTGGTCGTACTCTCACCGGTGGTCTCCGGCAGCCCGGAGTCGCTCTTCCCCGGTATGGACTTCGTCCTCTTCCCGCTCGACAACCCCGGTGTGGTGTCGATTCCGCTGGGATTCCTGATGGGCTGGCTGGGAACGGTGCTCTCCCCGCAGGCCGCCGACGAGGCACGGCATGCGGAGACGGAGGTACGGGCGCTCACGGGGGCGGGGGCGGCTTAG
- a CDS encoding DUF7455 domain-containing protein yields MTTVLTPASPLTAADRCDRCGAQAYLRVVLMSGGELLFCAHHGRKFEPELKKIAAEIQDETERLTASPASASEEER; encoded by the coding sequence GTGACTACTGTTCTGACACCCGCGAGCCCGCTGACGGCCGCTGACCGCTGCGACCGCTGCGGCGCCCAGGCATACCTGCGCGTCGTCCTGATGTCCGGCGGAGAACTGCTCTTCTGCGCCCACCACGGTCGCAAGTTCGAGCCAGAACTCAAGAAGATCGCCGCGGAAATACAGGACGAGACGGAGCGGCTGACCGCTTCTCCGGCGTCCGCGTCCGAAGAGGAACGCTGA
- a CDS encoding sucrase ferredoxin: MSTCATASRESAESLAGTAAPARTWLLIEQTGPWGAHALTDSHLDPDVGRALEAATEGTGVRVALIRRPGRHADRHGASRRRMFLAHTAPGRSWIRTTTVTDPRAALGLNFTALGAGEHHGLWEPYIGEPLVLVCTNGKRDRCCALLGRPLAAELAAGGIEAWEVTHIGGHRFSPTLFVLPYGYAYGRASAPLIKEAVQAARDGRVTLDHTRGRSAWERPGQAADLAVRDLIGEDLADALDVVRTDTMWPEPKAADRVAPGSAPATGASPAWAVTVAHSDGRIWRVVVEQRADGAAAPASCGAPLGPPARMAVASITAAIGMPHRTAQATGS; the protein is encoded by the coding sequence GTGAGTACCTGCGCCACCGCTTCCCGTGAATCGGCCGAATCTCTCGCCGGGACTGCGGCCCCTGCCCGGACCTGGCTGCTCATTGAGCAGACGGGGCCGTGGGGTGCCCATGCGCTGACGGACAGTCACCTCGACCCTGACGTCGGCCGGGCCTTGGAGGCCGCGACAGAGGGGACGGGCGTACGCGTCGCCCTGATCCGCCGGCCGGGACGCCATGCCGACCGCCACGGCGCCTCCCGACGCAGGATGTTCCTTGCGCACACCGCGCCGGGGCGCTCCTGGATCCGTACGACCACCGTCACCGACCCGCGGGCGGCCCTCGGGCTGAATTTCACGGCCCTCGGAGCGGGAGAGCATCACGGCCTCTGGGAGCCGTACATCGGTGAGCCGCTGGTCCTCGTGTGCACCAACGGTAAGCGGGACCGCTGCTGTGCCCTGCTCGGCCGCCCGCTCGCCGCCGAGCTCGCCGCCGGTGGGATCGAGGCCTGGGAGGTCACCCACATCGGGGGCCACCGCTTCTCCCCCACCCTTTTCGTTCTCCCCTACGGCTACGCCTACGGACGAGCCTCGGCCCCTCTGATCAAGGAGGCCGTGCAAGCGGCGCGCGACGGGCGGGTCACGCTCGATCACACCCGTGGCCGCTCGGCCTGGGAACGACCGGGTCAGGCCGCCGACCTCGCGGTCCGCGACCTCATCGGGGAGGACCTGGCGGACGCACTCGACGTCGTACGGACCGACACGATGTGGCCCGAACCGAAGGCGGCCGACCGGGTGGCGCCCGGTAGCGCGCCCGCTACCGGGGCCTCCCCCGCCTGGGCGGTTACCGTCGCGCACTCCGACGGTCGCATCTGGCGGGTCGTTGTCGAACAGCGGGCCGACGGTGCTGCGGCGCCCGCCAGCTGCGGTGCGCCGCTCGGTCCACCGGCCCGCATGGCGGTTGCCTCCATCACTGCGGCGATCGGCATGCCGCACAGGACGGCCCAAGCCACCGGCAGTTGA
- a CDS encoding sensor histidine kinase yields the protein MTLNSWTSWPLRESLSREGISDARMWIGRAVRAAVVAGLVWITLTGPGFTGWSLVAACAGMAATFLAFRGFFRMTADHRLWPSIGLFAVLEAAAFGFESTGARAPAIVLWCACAITAMERLPLSVAVPCSTVALGAYAVVSHDNWIATAATTAGLGLAGYVVRLDAEARGNAQRLLAQERAARTAEAESAALTERGRIAREIHDVLAHSLSAQLVHLEAARLLIQRSTDLEADRDQLLGRVVASRGMAREGLDGTREALSALRGEMVPVEDFLRSLTAAEGVRLEVKGEGRALSAEAGLTVRRVAQEALTNVRKHAPGARVDVRLEYARDGVGLEVRDFGGRGKPGELARSGSGYGLLGMRERAELLGGTLDSGPDEEGFVVRLRVPA from the coding sequence GTGACGCTGAACTCCTGGACGAGCTGGCCCCTGCGGGAGTCGCTGTCCCGTGAGGGCATCAGCGACGCCCGGATGTGGATCGGCCGGGCGGTGCGTGCCGCGGTGGTCGCCGGACTGGTATGGATCACCCTTACGGGGCCGGGCTTCACAGGCTGGAGCCTGGTGGCGGCGTGCGCAGGCATGGCGGCCACCTTCCTGGCATTCCGCGGCTTCTTCCGTATGACGGCGGACCACCGTCTGTGGCCTTCCATCGGGCTGTTCGCCGTACTCGAAGCCGCGGCTTTCGGCTTCGAGTCCACCGGAGCGCGGGCGCCCGCGATCGTGCTGTGGTGCGCCTGCGCCATCACTGCCATGGAACGGCTGCCGCTGAGCGTCGCGGTGCCGTGCTCCACCGTTGCGCTCGGCGCGTACGCAGTGGTGAGTCACGACAACTGGATAGCGACCGCCGCGACCACTGCGGGCCTGGGGCTGGCGGGTTATGTCGTACGTCTGGACGCCGAGGCGCGCGGCAACGCCCAGCGGCTGCTGGCCCAGGAACGGGCGGCCCGCACGGCGGAGGCGGAATCGGCGGCGCTCACCGAGCGTGGGCGGATCGCACGTGAGATCCACGACGTCCTCGCCCACAGCCTGAGCGCCCAGCTCGTGCATCTCGAGGCGGCCCGGCTGCTGATCCAGCGCAGCACCGACCTCGAGGCCGACCGCGATCAGCTCCTGGGCCGGGTGGTGGCGTCCCGGGGGATGGCCCGTGAAGGGCTGGACGGCACCCGTGAGGCGCTTTCCGCGCTGCGTGGGGAGATGGTCCCGGTCGAGGATTTCCTGCGCAGCCTGACGGCCGCTGAGGGCGTCCGGCTGGAGGTGAAGGGTGAGGGTCGCGCCTTGTCGGCCGAGGCGGGACTCACGGTCCGCAGAGTGGCCCAGGAGGCGCTGACGAACGTACGCAAGCACGCCCCGGGGGCCCGGGTGGACGTGCGGCTGGAGTACGCGCGGGACGGCGTCGGGCTCGAAGTGCGCGACTTCGGCGGCCGCGGCAAGCCTGGCGAGCTAGCGAGGAGCGGCTCCGGATACGGTCTGCTCGGGATGCGGGAGCGCGCCGAACTCCTCGGCGGAACGCTGGATTCCGGCCCCGACGAGGAGGGTTTCGTGGTGCGGCTGCGGGTGCCTGCGTGA
- a CDS encoding ATP-binding protein codes for MVQLAIAAGVTALATGLFLAPLSAQLDDQAMRRALAIAQTTAAESRLDNALESSRPTRHGPVQNEAERIRAATGAEYVVIMDKRGVRWSHTDPDQIGRHVSTDPSAALSGQEVMQIDDGTLGRSARGKVPLRDEDGKVVGAVSVGIAYESVRDRLLSTVPQLLAYAGGTLAVGALAAYLVARRLQRRTHDLAFSDISALLVEREAMLHGIREGFLALDRMGRIRLMNDEAQRLLDLRAQDTGRSLEAVLPPGRTTDVLAGRVSGADLLAVSGHRVLVANRMPTGDGGAVVTLRDRTELERLGRELDGTRGLIDALRAQDHEHANRLHTLLGLLELGLHEEAVAFVTQAVGVHHATAEQVTEHIHDPLLAALLVGKATVATERGVSLSISPATHLPDRLVDPHSLVTILGNLVDNALDATSGERDAQLEAEVRADGRTAVVRVSDNGPGVPEGRRAEIFTEGWTTKEPPAHGQRGIGLALVRRLAERYGGSVEVGERPGGGAVFTVTVPDALSDELSEAQETTRREAVTDTHPTKRAEGGACRPEGATEADR; via the coding sequence ATGGTGCAGCTAGCCATCGCCGCCGGAGTCACGGCCCTGGCGACCGGTCTGTTCCTCGCGCCACTCAGCGCTCAGCTCGACGATCAGGCCATGCGCCGTGCTCTCGCCATCGCGCAGACCACCGCCGCCGAGTCCCGGCTCGACAACGCCCTGGAGTCCTCCCGTCCAACGCGCCACGGCCCCGTACAGAACGAGGCGGAGCGGATTCGTGCGGCCACCGGCGCCGAGTACGTGGTGATCATGGACAAGCGGGGTGTGCGCTGGTCCCACACCGACCCGGACCAGATCGGACGCCACGTCTCGACGGACCCGAGCGCGGCGCTCTCCGGCCAAGAGGTGATGCAGATCGATGACGGCACCCTCGGTCGGTCCGCACGTGGCAAGGTCCCGCTCCGGGATGAGGACGGCAAGGTTGTCGGCGCCGTCTCCGTCGGCATCGCGTACGAGAGCGTGCGGGACCGGTTGCTCTCCACCGTCCCCCAGTTGCTCGCCTACGCCGGCGGAACGCTCGCCGTGGGTGCTCTCGCCGCCTACCTCGTCGCCCGCCGGCTCCAGCGCCGCACTCACGACCTGGCGTTCTCCGACATCTCCGCGCTGCTCGTCGAGCGAGAGGCAATGCTGCACGGCATCCGCGAGGGGTTCCTCGCCCTCGACAGAATGGGCCGCATCCGCCTGATGAACGACGAGGCACAGCGCCTCCTGGACCTGCGCGCCCAGGACACCGGCCGCTCCCTGGAAGCGGTCCTGCCGCCCGGCCGTACGACCGACGTTCTGGCCGGCCGCGTATCGGGGGCGGACCTACTGGCCGTCAGCGGGCACCGGGTCCTGGTGGCGAACCGCATGCCGACCGGCGACGGCGGAGCCGTGGTCACGTTGCGCGACCGGACCGAGCTGGAGCGGCTGGGGCGCGAACTGGACGGCACCCGTGGCCTCATCGACGCCCTCCGCGCCCAGGACCACGAGCACGCCAACCGGCTGCACACCCTCCTCGGCCTGCTCGAACTCGGTCTGCACGAGGAGGCCGTGGCGTTCGTGACGCAGGCCGTGGGCGTACATCACGCGACCGCCGAACAGGTCACCGAGCACATCCACGATCCGCTGCTGGCCGCCCTCCTGGTGGGCAAGGCCACCGTCGCCACCGAGCGCGGCGTCTCCCTGAGCATCTCGCCTGCTACGCACCTGCCTGACCGCCTGGTCGACCCGCACAGCCTGGTCACCATCCTCGGCAATCTCGTCGACAACGCACTGGACGCCACGTCGGGCGAGCGCGACGCACAACTGGAGGCGGAGGTCCGCGCCGACGGCCGGACTGCTGTCGTCCGCGTGAGCGACAACGGACCGGGCGTGCCCGAGGGCCGTCGTGCAGAGATCTTCACCGAGGGCTGGACGACCAAGGAACCGCCGGCCCACGGGCAGCGCGGCATCGGCCTGGCGCTCGTACGGCGCCTCGCTGAACGCTACGGAGGCAGCGTCGAGGTCGGCGAGCGCCCCGGTGGCGGTGCGGTGTTCACCGTGACGGTCCCCGACGCACTGTCCGATGAGCTTTCCGAGGCGCAGGAAACAACCCGCCGGGAAGCAGTCACGGACACCCATCCCACGAAACGGGCCGAGGGAGGCGCTTGCCGCCCCGAAGGCGCCACGGAGGCCGACCGATGA
- a CDS encoding DNA gyrase/topoisomerase IV subunit B yields the protein MTAEMSVPSTAVLTGADRDGSNYTARHLLVLEGLEAVRKRPGMYIGSTDSRGLMHCLWEIIDNSVDEALGGYCDHIEVILHDDGSVEVRDNGRGIPVDVEPKTGLSGVEVVMTKLHAGGKFGGGSYAASGGLHGVGASVVNALSARLDVEVVRSSKTHSISFRRGVPGIFTESGPDAPFDPGNGLLKGKRIAKTKTGTRVRYWADRQIFLKDAKLSLETLYARARQTAFLVPGLTLVVRDERGIDGAGKSEETFRYDGGISEFCEYLAQDKAVCDVLRLTGQGTFKETVPVLDDRGHMTPTEVTRELGVDIALRWGTGYDATVKSFVNIIATPKGGTHVSGFERSVAKTVNEALRSSKLLRVAEDDVVKDDAMEGLTAVVTVRLAEPQFEGQTKEVLGTSAASRIVAQVVSKELKAFLTSTKRDDKQQARAVMEKIVAAARTRIAARQHKEAQRRKTALESSSLPAKLADCRSDDVDRSELFIVEGDSALGTAKLARNSEFQALLPIRGKILNVQKSSVSDMLKNAECGSIIQVIGAGSGRTFDIDTARYGKVIFLADADVDGAHIRCLLLTLFQRYMRPMVEQGRVFSAVPPLHRVELINPKKGQEKYIYTYSDNELRQTLLELQRKKVRYKDSIQRYKGLGEMDADQLAETTMDPRHRTLRRINISDLEAAEKAFDLLMGNEVAPRKEFITNSASTLDRSRIDT from the coding sequence GTGACCGCCGAGATGTCCGTGCCGTCCACCGCAGTGCTGACCGGGGCAGACCGGGACGGTTCCAACTACACCGCGCGGCATCTGCTTGTCCTCGAGGGGCTCGAGGCCGTCCGAAAGCGCCCAGGCATGTACATCGGCTCGACGGACAGTCGCGGCCTGATGCACTGCCTGTGGGAGATCATCGACAACTCCGTCGACGAGGCGCTGGGCGGCTACTGCGACCACATCGAGGTGATTCTCCACGACGACGGGTCGGTGGAGGTCAGGGACAACGGCCGCGGCATCCCCGTGGACGTCGAGCCCAAGACCGGTCTCAGCGGCGTCGAGGTCGTGATGACCAAGCTGCACGCCGGCGGAAAGTTCGGCGGCGGCTCGTACGCGGCCTCCGGCGGTCTGCACGGCGTCGGCGCCTCGGTCGTCAACGCCCTCTCCGCGCGGCTCGACGTCGAGGTGGTCCGCAGCAGCAAGACGCACTCGATCAGCTTCCGCCGCGGCGTCCCCGGGATCTTCACCGAATCGGGCCCGGATGCCCCGTTCGACCCGGGCAACGGCCTGCTCAAGGGCAAGCGGATCGCCAAGACGAAGACCGGCACCCGGGTGCGCTACTGGGCCGACCGGCAGATCTTCCTCAAGGACGCCAAGCTTTCCCTGGAGACCCTGTACGCCCGCGCCCGCCAGACGGCGTTCCTCGTGCCGGGCCTGACCCTGGTCGTCCGTGACGAGCGGGGCATCGACGGCGCCGGCAAGAGTGAAGAGACATTCCGCTACGACGGCGGCATCAGCGAATTCTGCGAGTACCTCGCGCAGGACAAGGCCGTCTGCGACGTGCTCCGGCTGACCGGACAGGGCACCTTCAAGGAGACCGTGCCGGTCCTCGACGACCGCGGCCACATGACACCGACCGAGGTCACCCGGGAACTGGGCGTCGACATCGCGTTGCGCTGGGGCACCGGCTACGACGCGACGGTCAAGTCGTTCGTCAACATCATCGCGACGCCCAAGGGCGGCACCCACGTATCCGGCTTCGAGCGGTCGGTGGCCAAGACGGTCAATGAGGCGCTGCGATCGAGCAAGCTGCTGCGCGTCGCCGAGGACGACGTCGTCAAGGACGACGCCATGGAGGGCCTCACCGCCGTCGTGACCGTACGACTCGCGGAGCCGCAGTTCGAGGGCCAGACCAAGGAGGTGCTCGGCACCTCCGCCGCCTCGCGGATCGTCGCCCAGGTGGTGAGCAAGGAACTCAAGGCGTTCCTGACGTCCACGAAGCGGGACGACAAGCAGCAGGCGCGCGCCGTCATGGAGAAGATCGTCGCCGCGGCCCGGACACGTATCGCCGCCCGTCAGCACAAGGAGGCCCAGCGGCGGAAGACGGCGCTGGAGTCCTCCTCGCTGCCGGCCAAGCTCGCGGACTGCCGCAGCGACGACGTCGACCGCAGTGAACTCTTCATCGTCGAGGGTGACTCGGCGCTCGGTACCGCGAAACTGGCCCGGAATTCGGAATTCCAGGCGTTGCTGCCGATCCGCGGCAAGATTCTGAATGTCCAGAAGTCATCGGTTTCGGACATGCTCAAGAACGCCGAGTGCGGCTCCATCATCCAGGTCATAGGGGCCGGATCCGGCCGCACCTTCGACATCGACACCGCCCGCTACGGCAAGGTCATCTTCCTGGCCGACGCGGATGTCGACGGCGCCCACATCCGTTGCCTGCTGCTGACCCTCTTCCAGCGCTATATGCGGCCCATGGTCGAGCAGGGCCGGGTCTTCTCCGCCGTCCCGCCGCTGCACCGCGTCGAACTGATCAACCCCAAGAAGGGCCAGGAGAAGTACATCTACACGTACTCGGACAACGAGCTGCGCCAGACGCTGCTCGAGCTCCAGCGCAAGAAGGTCCGCTACAAGGACAGCATCCAGCGCTACAAGGGCCTGGGTGAAATGGACGCCGACCAGCTCGCCGAGACGACCATGGACCCGCGCCACCGCACCCTGCGCCGCATCAACATCAGCGATCTCGAAGCGGCGGAGAAGGCCTTCGACCTCCTCATGGGCAACGAAGTCGCCCCCCGTAAGGAGTTCATCACCAACTCCGCGTCCACTCTGGACCGTTCGCGCATCGACACCTGA